A region of the Candidatus Marsarchaeota archaeon genome:
CTTGCGGAGCGCCTGCGGCGCGGCAAGCCGCTGCTCGGCTCTTTGGAGCGTTCAATGGTGCCAGGCGAAAGGCGGTACGATGGGCTAAGGGCCGCACTGTTCCGCTACAAGGGTTCAGGCGATGCTTCTGCCATAGCCTCGCTCGATGCGATGGGCTCTGACAAGCTGCGCAGGCTGTTCGAGCTAATGGCGCGCCTGCTGCCCAGCAGCGCAAGCCCGCTGAACCCGATTGAGGCGCTGGCAAGCGATCTGGAGCATGAAGAGTCGTACCGCATGAGAGGCATAGGCCTTGCTAGCAACTACTCCTCTGTGCTGCGTATGGGCACAGCTGTGTTCTTCCCGCTCTTCGCAGGCATAAGCATGAATGTGATGGCCTTTGCGCATGCTTCACTAGGGGGCACGTCCATAAATCCGGCGCAGCTCTTCGCCATATTCACGGCATACGCAGTGCTGGCCAACTATGCCGGCACGATGCGCGGCCCAGGAAAGATTACGGCGAGGGCAGCGAGCACTGCGTTCTTCGGCGCTGTCGCAGTGATTGTAATGAGGGTGGTGTCAACGCTCTCGCTTGCCATATGATGTGTATAGGTGGGTAAATGATGGAAGGGCAGATAAACGTGATAAGGGCGTTCCTTGCGGTCGCAAGGGCGAAGCGTGCGCAGAGCTCTCTCGAGTACATAATGATGCTCTCTGCGGTGAGCATCATCATCGTGATAGCCCTGGCAATGATAATGCAGCTGAAGGGCGCTGCCGTGCACACGTTCTTCAACTCCACGAACCAGAGCATAGGTGCTGAGCTCACGAACGAGCTTGCAAACCTGACGGCGCCGAAGTAGTGATGCAGAATGGATGCATGCCCTAGGGCGCAGGCCTCGTTCGAGTTCATGCTCTATACTGCAGCTTCGGTGCTGGCCCTTGCCGCGGTGCTTCCGCTCGCATCGCATGCGTACGGACCCGTGGCGAAGGCCTACTCAGGCATGGATTACGGGCAGCTCGCAGCAGCGATAAACTCCAACATGCAGTACTCTTCGAGCAACTTCACAGCGTACGTGCCAGGCGGACTGTGCGGCGGTCATGCGACTATGCTGGCGAGCTCGCTCGGCGGCTCGCTGGAGCTTGACGCGCCTGTGGAATTCAGCGCCAGGGTGTGCGCAAGCAGCGGGCTTGCGGAGCTCTCGATGGCGTACGCGTACAACGGCACATACGTGCTTGATGCAGGGTGACATCATGCGGGCTCAGCTTTCAGCAAGCATTCTGGCGGAACTCGCGATGGCGCTGGCTGTGGCGCTTTTCGCCATGTGGGGCATGCACCTTGCCATAGTGCCGCTGCATGCGGCATATGCGAGCATAAGCAATGCATCGAACGCGTCGCATGCAGCGATAAACTCAAGCATAGCCCCGTATGGGCTTTTCGGTATAGCAACGTGAGCGAATGAAGAAAAAGGCGCAGGCCGCGCAGGTCGAAATGCTGGCTGCCGCAGCCCTATTTGCGCTGCTGGTAATCGGCGCAGTTTACGCGGCTGGCCGCACCGCCAGTACGATTGAGGCGTATGCGCAGGGTGTCCAGGGTGCCATATCATCAGGCGCGCAGATGCAGAAAGCCGCATATCTCGCATCGGAGCCCAACGCCTCCATGCCCACGCTCGGCAACATATCAACTGCAAGACTACAAATAAGCAAAAGTGGCAGCGGCATGCGCCCATACAACGGCTCCCGGCTTATCGTGCTGAATGGATCTGTATACATCATGAAGTGGACTTAGGCGACACAATGAAACTGCAGGCATCGATCGAATTCATGCTGCTTATTGCAGCAGTCGCGGGCATAAGCCTCACGATGCTCGCAATCTATGGCCATATGGTACACATCCAGGAGAATGCACTGGCAGGCGTGGCCAACTCGAGCTATGCTGCGCAGGCGAATTTCTCGGCGCCCCAGTCACCGCATTACAGCGGCCCGTACATGGAGGTACCTGCCGTTACATACGTCAACAGGAGCAATGTTGTTCTTGTTGCGTTCTCCGGCACCGCCGTGACCATGCGGTACATAAATGTGTCGTCTAGCGGCGCGGTTATCGAGCCACGCTCATACGCCAACACGAGCATGGACGGGCTGGCAGTGTTCAGCTTTACGTTCATACCGAAGGCGCCTGGCGCGTATACAATTGGCATTGACTACGCGGTAGCGCCTGGAGACCCGCAGCTCGCAAGCACGGACACGTATGCAGTCTACCAAACAGCCAACTCTACTGCGCAAACTGGCCAGTATTCGGCCGCGATAGACGCCCTGAAGGAGCTCCTGCTTTTCAACCTCTCGAATGCCAGCCCTACGTATACCGTGACAGAATCAAGCCACTGCAGCTATCTGAACTGGTGGGGGCAGCAGCTCTCCATATCCCAGCAGTGCGGCGGCGCCAAATGGTACTACTGGACGTTTTCCGATTCCTGCTACTACAGCGCGAACCCCGTCATGACCAGCACCACCTGCGTGTACCTCAATCCTACAAATGTATCGATAGCCGGCCTGGCGCCCGCGCCATCCAAGGATTTCAACATAACGCTGCTCCTGTACAACTCGTCAATCGAGCTCCATGCCAACCTGAGCAGCAGCGCAAGCGCCTCAGGGATATACTCCCAATCCGGCATGCAGTACGGGAACGCCACGGTGTCTGGCGGAATATCCTATACGGGGCCGTCGCCGCAGGGATACGAGGTTCGGACATACGACGGGAATGATGCATTGCTGAACCAGACGGCCTATTACCCGTACCAGCAGGCATATGACAGCTTGCTAAGCACGATGGCGTACTACAACAATACCAGCGTAGGCTATTCTACCCCGATGCAAGAGGCGATAAGCGCCTATAACGCAGCATCCCAAGCGATAGCAAGCGCGCATTCGGCATACATGCAGGGCTGCAACTTCACCAAAACCGGCAATGCATACGCCTGCACGCCGTATGCACCTTTCCAATTCTCGAACATAACGCTCCGCATGCGTGCGGAGAACCAGACCCTGCTGGTGCAAGGCTCGACAATAAACGTAAGGTGATCTGATCAAAGCGCAGCTCGCGATGCTGGAGGCGCTCGTCGCAATGTCAATGGGCGCGTCGCTGCTGGTCTCTATCACCTACCTCGCCTACTCCTATTCGAATGCCGGAGCCCCGGAGGTTGTGCTGCACGAGGCCGTCTTCGACATTGCAGGCATAGCCTACCGCAATTCGACTTTCAGGTCGTGCCTGGCGATATGGGACCAGGCATGCATAATCTCATACCTGTCTGAATTCAGGAATGTGTATTCGTTGGGTTATGTGGGCGTGCAGCGCGGAAGCGAAAGCGTTTACTCTGGCACGCGCGCGGAGTGCGCAAGCACGCTTGAGTACTGCATCCCGATGCAGCTCAACGCAGCCTATAACGAATACTGCTTCGCGCTGTGCGGTGGGTGAATGGCGTTCTTCGGCCTGCTTATAACGATTGTGGCGCTCTTCTCTGTAGTAATGCTGTACTACATGCATGGCATAGGCGACGCATCAACCGCCCTTCAGCAGCAGGCGCTCCTCTACTCGAACATAGTTTCCGTTGAGACGTTTGCGCGCATCATCGACTACAGCATGCCGTCAGGCGGCAATGCCTCTGCGATCTCCAACTGGCGCGCGTCGATATACTCCGCATCGATGGCCGACATGGTGAACGTGACGTTTTCTAACAGCTTCATAGAGGTGCGAAGCCTTGGCGCTCCTTATGCATACGCTGTGGTGCAGGAATCGTAGCCGTCGGGCGCCAGCAGCTTTTCAGAAGAGATGAAGGGCCCACCAGCGCATGAACTTCACCAGGCGGATCCTAGAAGGGCTGGTGTTCTTCTTTATGTCCTTGACCATTGTCTTGTAGAGCACCTTCTCCTGCGCGTCAAGCTTGCCCTCCTTGACTATCTCCTGCTTCTTGCCCTCCACGATCTGCGTCTCGGTCTTGCTTATCACGTCCTTCTTGACCATCGAGTACCATTCGTCGAGGGAGCTGCCCGAGAAGTCCTTGTCCTTGAGCACCTTGAGCAGGTCGCTCATGCCGAGCTTCCTGCTCTTGCTGTAAGCGTACTCGTGCAGCAGTGGCAGCATTGCCGCCTTGTCGCATATTCGGTCTATGTCTGCCGGGCTGTACCCCATACTGGCGCGCGCAAGCCTGCCATAGTTCAGCCTGCCTCTGGGCTTGTTCCTCGTATCGAACTCGAACATCCTCTTCCTGTCGCGGTACTTCGGGGGCGCCAGGTAGATGCTGTCGCCGAACCTGCCGCTGCGCTTTAGCGCAGGATCGATGTCCCACGGCGAGTTCGTCGCACCTATCACGAAAAGGCCGTTCGGGTCGCTCTCTATGCCGTTCATCTCCACCAGGAACTGGTTCACCGCGAGGCGCAGAGCCGAGCTCTCGCCCCCCTCTTGGCCCCCACCTCCGCGCTTGACGCCGAGTGCATCGAGCTCGTCAACAAATATAATGCAGGGCCTGTTCCTCCTCGCCTGCTCGAATATCTGGTGGAGGTTCTTCTCCGTGTTGCCCGTATACATATCGACTATCTGATTGATCCTCGCTATTATGACGTTGGCGTTCGCCTCGCCAGCTATCGCGTTCACCACATACGTCTTGCCGGTGCCAGGCGGCCCGTAGAGCAGAAGCCCTACGCCGAGCTTCTTCCCGTACTTCTTGAACAGCTCCGGTTTCTGTATGGCGAGCACTACGTTGTCGTGCAGGTATGTCTTGACCTTTTCGAGACCGACCACGCTGTCGAA
Encoded here:
- a CDS encoding AAA family ATPase yields the protein MPDEPGSQDAGQGALPPAKEHWKKGNSLFEDGKFEEAVKEFTEAIALNPSYGDAYFNRALTERIMHNYDEAKKDLERVMELQPKSPDAPLLFGDIAESNNDLLGARYWYEKSLAANPDYVEAKNRLEHIDSLIHIDTGKHEQQVSVSRPAEREETGDVIEEGQIKRVAFYKSKIKFDSVVGLEKVKTYLHDNVVLAIQKPELFKKYGKKLGVGLLLYGPPGTGKTYVVNAIAGEANANVIIARINQIVDMYTGNTEKNLHQIFEQARRNRPCIIFVDELDALGVKRGGGGQEGGESSALRLAVNQFLVEMNGIESDPNGLFVIGATNSPWDIDPALKRSGRFGDSIYLAPPKYRDRKRMFEFDTRNKPRGRLNYGRLARASMGYSPADIDRICDKAAMLPLLHEYAYSKSRKLGMSDLLKVLKDKDFSGSSLDEWYSMVKKDVISKTETQIVEGKKQEIVKEGKLDAQEKVLYKTMVKDIKKNTSPSRIRLVKFMRWWALHLF